In Primulina eburnea isolate SZY01 chromosome 3, ASM2296580v1, whole genome shotgun sequence, one DNA window encodes the following:
- the LOC140825511 gene encoding calcium-dependent protein kinase 26-like, whose amino-acid sequence MGNICVNGKIAKDGFIYTMSHLLWSSKSPDMISGTDNNKEKGGETPESKAIEGHDPVQNTPPEMVKIKEGEIKSSQPAKIEPVIIVKEEEKPPQVAGTWEQAIKNDGRRSARIPEPEQVAMPVNEKPKPSDAPKPKKPHNVKRMTSVGLQVEAVLKTKTGHLKEYYNLGHKLGQGQFGTTFLCVEKSTGKEYACKSIAKRKLLSEEDVEDVRREIEIMHHLSGSPNVISIKGAYEDAVAVHVVMELCQGGELFDRIVKRGHYSEKKAAELTRTIVSVIEACHSLGVMHRDLKPENFLFVNKEEDSPLKTIDFGLSVFFKPGEVFTDVVGSPYYVAPEVLCKRYGPATDVWSAGVIVYILLCGVPPFWGESEQEIFEEVLHGDIDFTSDPWPMISDSAKDLVKKMLVRDSRNRITAYQVLCHPWVQIDGVAPDKPLDSAVLTRLTQFSAMDKFKKMALRVIAESLSEEEIAGLKEMFKMIDTDNSGHITFEELKNGLKRFGANLNESEIFDLMNAADVDKSGSIDYAEFIAATLHLNKIEKEDHLFTAFSYFDKDGSGYITQDELQKACEEFGIADVHLEEIIGEADRNNDGRIDYNEFVAMMQKGNADFGKKRFQSNFNAGFREVTPVC is encoded by the exons ATGGGAAACATTTGTGTGAATGGAAAGATTGCTAAGGATGGGTTTATCTATACAATGTCTCATTTATTGTGGTCGTCTAAATCACCAGATATGATCTCTGGTACTGATAATAACAAAGAAAAAGGTGGTGAAACGCCCGAAAGTAAGGCTATAGAAGGTCATGATCCTGTTCAGAATACGCCTCCAGAAATGGTGAAGATTAAAGAGGGGGAGATCAAATCATCACAGCCCGCAAAAATTGAGCCGGTGATTATAGTGAAGGAAGAGGAAAAGCCACCTCAGGTAGCTGGAACGTGGGAACAGGCGATCAAGAACGATGGTAGGAGATCTGCTCGAATTCCTGAGCCAGAGCAAGTTGCCATGCCGGTGAATGAAAAGCCAAAACCGTCTGATGCCCCCAAACCCAAGAAACCGCACAATGTTAAGAGAATGACGAGTGTAGGGCTTCAGGTGGAAGCTGTGCTAAAAACCAAAACGGGTCACCTGAAGGAGTACTATAATTTGGGCCATAAACTTGGGCAAGGGCAGTTCGGAACAACTTTTCTCTGCGTGGAAAAAAGTACAGGAAAAGAATATGCTTGTAAATCTATTGCAAAGAGAAAATTACTTTCTGAGGAAGATGTGGAAGACGTGAGAAGAGAAATTGAGATCATGCACCACTTGTCTGGGTCACCTAATGTCATTTCAATCAAGGGGGCTTATGAGGATGCTGTTGCAGTTCATGTTGTCATGGAGTTGTGTCAAGGGGGTGAGCTTTTTGATAGAATCGTTAAACGGGGGCATTATTCGGAGAAAAAGGCTGCAGAGCTTACTAGGACTATAGTTAGTGTAATTGAGGCCTGTCATTCTTTAGGGGTCATGCACAGGGACCTCAAGCCTGAGAATTTTCTCTTTGTCAACAAAGAAGAAGATTCACCTTTAAAGACAATCGACTTTGGATTGTCTGTGTTCTTTAAGCCAG GGGAAGTTTTCACTGATGTGGTTGGGAGCCCTTATTATGTCGCTCCAGAAGTGCTTTGTAAGCGTTATGGACCAGCAACGGATGTTTGGAGTGCTGGCGTTATAGTTTATATTCTTCTCTGTGGCGTGCCTCCATTTTGGGGTG AAAGTGAACAAGAGATATTCGAAGAGGTTTTGCATGGTGATATTGACTTCACATCAGATCCTTGGCCGATGATATCTGATAGTGCGAAAGACCTAGTGAAGAAAATGCTTGTAAGGGATTCAAGGAACCGGATAACTGCCTATCAAGTACTTT GTCATCCTTGGGTGCAGATTGATGGAGTAGCTCCTGATAAGCCTCTTGATTCTGCAGTTTTAACTCGGTTGACGCAGTTCTCAGCAATGGATAAGTTTAAGAAAATGGCTTTACGG GTCATTGCAGAAAGTCTCTCCGAAGAAGAAATTGCGGGCCTCAAAGAAATGTTCAAAATGATAGACACAGATAACAGTGGTCACATCACATTTGAAGAACTCAAGAATGGTTTAAAAAGATTTGGAGCAAATCTGAACGAGTCTGAAATATTCGATTTGATGAACGCT GCTGATGTGGATAAAAGTGGTAGTATCGACTATGCAGAGTTCATAGCAGCAACATTGCATCTGAACAAGATCGAGAAAGAAGATCATCTCTTCACTGCATTTTCCTACTTCGACAAAGATGGGAGCGGCTATATTACTCAAGATGAGCTTCAAAAAGCTTGTGAAGAGTTTGGCATAGCCGATGTTCACCTGGAAGAAATTATTGGAGAAGCTGATCGAAACAAT GACGGACGTATAGATTATAATGAGTTTGTAGCGATGATGCAGAAGGGAAATGCAGATTTCGGTAAGAAGAGGTTTCAGAGTAATTTCAACGCTGGTTTTCGGGAAGTAACACCAGTTTGTTGA
- the LOC140825514 gene encoding myosin-binding protein 7-like isoform X1 yields the protein MAKSSPSTPSTSLVKCCDSGCSCSVLNRSLSGTYLRSVKRKYDEFEEESEFKIPGLIMPQNARVEIGNECVALREMVSSQQVTIQNLISDLEEERNASSSAANEAMSMILRLQREKAEIQMEAKQFKRYAEEKMAHDQQETLALEDLLYKREQAIQSFTCEVQAYKHRMMSYGLTDNEAAGENGMSRNNSLTENLEGQFDFPPCEIYPPLKCNSQDYVDGEDEATNIEKYAFGETPRTRDQLNDLERRICQLEKSPRTVKPSGEYSGSKSLLEKVVVGQSPRHLKKFSTDCSNSLEPMGEEKGRDFGTDSLEFGRSFNKSELSHLEEISNSRKLDNASEVGADLSDRVYTIDSVHQGDLPNGFTDVKATVAFRDKEMTINMESLNHLPVKDIEIQKLYARLHALEADRESMRHSIISMGTDKAQLVLLKEIAQNWCQDMSPAKSMPTRKPSVVGSFSFMSVFKWITAFVFWRKKAPKCRQVQICRTFRNIFWSVGFCNMDVCQPDYMNIFIELCSDLI from the exons ATGGCGAAGAGTTCGCCTTCGACGCCGTCTACCAGCCTTGTCAAATGCTGTGACTCTGGATGTAGCTGTTCGGTGTTGAACAGGTCTCTTTCAGGGACGTATCTCCGGTCTGTGAAACGTAAATATGATGAATTCGAGGAAGAAAGTGAATTCAAGATCCCAGGGCTCATAATGCCACAAAATGCTCGTGTGGAGATAGGAAATGAATGTGTGGCTTTGCGTGAAATGGTCAGCAGCCAGCAGGTGACCATTCAGAACCTCATCTCTGACTTGGAGGAGGAGAGAAATGCCTCGTCTTCAGCTGCCAATGAGGCCATGTCTATGATTCTGCGGTTGCAGAGGGAGAAGGCAGAGATTCAGATGGAGGCTAAGCAGTTTAAGAGGTACGCGGAGGAGAAAATGGCCCATGATCAGCAGGAGACATTAGCACTGGAGGATTTGTTGTATAAGAGGGAACAGGCCATTCAGTCATTTACATGTGAGGTGCAGGCCTATAAACATAGGATGATGAGTTATGGTCTCACAGATAATGAGGCCGCTGGAGAGAATGGTATGAGCCGGAATAATAGCTTGACTGAGAATCTTGAAGGGCAGTTTGATTTTCCTCCTTGTGAGATTTATCCTCCTCTAAAATGCAATTCGCAGGATTATGTGGATGGTGAGGACGAAGCCACGAACATTGAGAAATATGCCTTTGGGGAAACTCCAAGAACTCGGGATCAGTTAAATGATTTGGAGCGCCGGATATGTCAATTGGAGAAAAGTCCTCGGACAGTTAAGCCCAGTGGGGAATATAGTGGCTCAAAAAGTTTGCTTGAGAAGGTAGTAGTTGGTCAGTCTCCTAGGCATCTCAAGAAGTTCTCAACTGACTGCTCAAATTCACTCGAGCCGATGGGAGAAGAAAAAGGTCGGGATTTTGGCACAGATTCTCTGGAGTTTGGTCGCAGTTTTAACAAGTCAGAACTTTCCCATTTAGAGGAGATTTCTAATTCGAGGAAATTGGATAATGCATCAGAAGTTGGTGCTGATTTAAGCGACAGGGTTTACACAATCGATTCTGTTCATCAGGGGGATTTACCTAATGGTTTCACGGATGTCAAGGCTACTGTTGCATTTCGTGACAAGGAGATGACGATTAATATGGAGTCGCTAAATCATCTTCCTGTTAAAGATATAGAGATCCAGAAGTTGTATGCAAGGCTTCATGCTCTCGAGGCTGATAGAGAATCAATGAGACATTCAATTATTTCTATGGGTACGGATAAAGCACAACTAGTATTGTTGAAGGAGATAGCTCAGAACTGGTGCCAAGATATGTCACCAGCAAAGAGCATGCCCACGAGGAAACCATCAGTAGTTGGGAGTTTTTCGTTCATGTCGGTATTCAAG TGGATCACAGCTTTTGTTTTTTGGAGAAAAAAAGCACCCAAATGCAGGCAAGTACAAATCTGTCGTACTTTCCGAAATATATTTTGGTCAGTTGGTTTTTGCAATATGGATGTTTGCCAACCTGATTACATGAACATATTCATTGAACTGTGCTCTGACTTAATTTAA
- the LOC140828041 gene encoding RING-H2 finger protein ATL70-like: MNNTAAAGGFQNLDNIGYAIAISIGILFLIVTMTLASYCCTRNTPTFYLSRSRNPQPPAPPSEDTRNRVVEVVLDESTLSSYPKMLFSEAKINHKDSTAACCSICLADYENCDVLRVLPDCGHLFHLKCVDPWLHSHPTCPVCRTSPIPTPLAELLPLAARPIG, encoded by the coding sequence ATGAATAACACGGCCGCCGCCGGTGGTTTTCAGAACCTCGACAACATCGGTTACGCCATCGCCATTTCCATTGGAATCCTCTTCCTCATCGTGACCATGACCTTGGCCTCGTATTGCTGCACCAGAAACACCCCAACCTTCTACTTATCAAGGTCGCGGAATCCTCAGCCACCAGCGCCGCCGTCAGAAGACACCCGGAACCGTGTAGTGGAAGTTGTGCTCGACGAATCAACATTATCAAGCTACCCGAAGATGCTATTTTCTGAAGCAAAAATAAATCACAAGGATTCCACGGCGGCGTGCTGCTCCATATGTTTAGCAGATTACGAGAACTGCGACGTGCTTAGAGTTCTACCGGACTGCGGCCATCTCTTCCATCTCAAGTGCGTCGATCCGTGGCTGCACAGCCACCCCACCTGCCCAGTCTGCCGTACTTCGCCGATTCCGACGCCGTTGGCGGAGTTGCTTCCCCTTGCAGCCCGACCCATCGGATGA
- the LOC140825513 gene encoding fasciclin-like arabinogalactan protein 17 yields the protein MLYQTQPTSQAPPTKVTFFHIYQEETKKDVAWIERSQFLPSPGMDYRIYGVHNLLFLALFILLTAIASALPGSLPAKTSAVSNSAAQINSNSVLVALLDSRYTELSELVEKAMLLQTLEEAVSKHNITIFAPRNEALERDLDPDFKRFLLEPGNLKSLQNLILFHMIPSRVESRHWPGESKNPAVHTSLCRDAGDEKIQLIEKNGTKLVSITKVIKGDDIIRPDGIIHGIEKLLIPKSVQQDYNNRRSLRETSAVLPEGAPEVDPRTNRLKKPAPPVPLGEPPVLPISDALAPGPSLAPAPAPGPGGPHHHFDGESQVKDFIQTLLHYGGYNEMADILVNLTSLASEMGRLVSEGYVLTVLAPNDEAMAKLTTDQLSEPGAPEQIMYYHMIPEYQTEESMYNAVRRFGKIKYDTLRLPLKVPAEEADGSVKFGLGEGSAYLFDPDIYTDGRISVQGIDGVLFPSEETKDVPRVGSVAKVVSTPRRGKLMEIACTMLGAFGRESHLSSCQ from the exons ATGTTGTACCAAACACAGCCCACCTCACAGGCACCACCGACAAAAGTTACGTTCTTTCATATTTACCAAGAGGAAACTAAGAAAGACGTAGCCTGGATTGAGAGATCCCAATTTCTTCCCTCTCCAGGCATGGATTACCGTATCTATGGGGTTCATAATCTACTTTTCCTGGCCCTTTTCATTCTCCTTACCGCCATAGCTTCTGCATTGCCGGGAAGTTTGCCGGCAAAGACTTCCGCGGTCTCAAATTCTGCCGCACAGATCAACTCCAACTCGGTTCTTGTAGCCCTTTTGGATTCTCGCTACACTGAGCTCTCAGAGCTGGTGGAGAAGGCGATGTTGCTTCAGACTCTTGAAGAAGCTGTATCGAAGCATAATATTACCATCTTTGCTCCGAGAAACGAGGCTCTAGAGCGGGATTTGGATCCCGATTTCAAGCGCTTTTTGCTCGAGCCTGGGAATCTGAAATCCCTTCAGAATTTGATTCTTTTCCATATGATTCCAAGTCGGGTTGAGTCCAGACATTGGCCGGGGGAGTCGAAAAATCCCGCCGTTCATACCAGTCTTTGCCGCGATGCAGGTGATGAAAAAATTCAGTTGATCGAGAAAAATGGGACGAAGCTCGTGAGCATCACGAAGGTTATAAAAGGAGACGATATAATTCGGCCCGATGGAATAATTCACGGTATTGAAAAACTGTTGATTCCTAAATCCGTCCAACAAGACTACAATAACCGGCGGAGTTTGAGGGAGACCTCCGCCGTGCTGCCTGAGGGTGCACCGGAAGTCGACCCAAGAACAAATAGATTAAAGAAACCCGCGCCGCCTGTCCCTCTCGGTGAGCCGCCGGTTCTGCCCATTTCCGACGCTTTGGCCCCCGGTCCATCACTTGCACCGGCACCTGCTCCAGGACCCGGCGGTCCACACCACCACTTCGACGGAGAATCGCAGGTGAAGGATTTTATCCAGACTCTCCTGCATTACGGTGGATACAACGAAATGGCTGATATATTAGTGAATCTCACCTCATTAGCTTCCGAGATGGGAAGATTGGTGTCCGAAGGCTACGTGCTTACAGTTTTGGCACCAAATGATGAAGCCATGGCTAAGCTGACCACGGACCAGTTGAGCGAACCCGGGGCCCCGGAGCAAATCATGTATTATCATATGATTCCCGAGTACCAGACAGAGGAAAGCATGTATAATGCGGTGAGGAGATTTGGGAAAATCAAATATGATACTTTGCGGCTGCCGCTTAAGGTGCCGGCCGAGGAGGCTGATGGGTCTGTGAAATTCGGGCTAGGAGAAGGATCCGCATATCTATTCGACCCGGATATATATACAGATGGGAGGATTTCAGTTCAGGGTATTGATGGGGTTTTGTTTCCGTCGGAGGAAACCAAGGATGTCCCTAGAGTTGGTTCTGTTGCTAAGGTTGTTTCTACGCCAAGGAGAG GGAAGTTGATGGAAATTGCATGTACAATGCTTGGGGCTTTTGGACGAGAGTCTCATCTTTCAAGCTGTCAATAA
- the LOC140825514 gene encoding myosin-binding protein 7-like isoform X2 encodes MAKSSPSTPSTSLVKCCDSGCSCSVLNRSLSGTYLRSVKRKYDEFEEESEFKIPGLIMPQNARVEIGNECVALREMVSSQQVTIQNLISDLEEERNASSSAANEAMSMILRLQREKAEIQMEAKQFKRYAEEKMAHDQQETLALEDLLYKREQAIQSFTCEVQAYKHRMMSYGLTDNEAAGENGMSRNNSLTENLEGQFDFPPCEIYPPLKCNSQDYVDGEDEATNIEKYAFGETPRTRDQLNDLERRICQLEKSPRTVKPSGEYSGSKSLLEKVVVGQSPRHLKKFSTDCSNSLEPMGEEKGRDFGTDSLEFGRSFNKSELSHLEEISNSRKLDNASEVGADLSDRVYTIDSVHQGDLPNGFTDVKATVAFRDKEMTINMESLNHLPVKDIEIQKLYARLHALEADRESMRHSIISMGTDKAQLVLLKEIAQNWCQDMSPAKSMPTRKPSVVGSFSFMSVFKWITAFVFWRKKAPKCRYMFGLSANNVGLLLLLDRRPRVGRWRCISISHM; translated from the exons ATGGCGAAGAGTTCGCCTTCGACGCCGTCTACCAGCCTTGTCAAATGCTGTGACTCTGGATGTAGCTGTTCGGTGTTGAACAGGTCTCTTTCAGGGACGTATCTCCGGTCTGTGAAACGTAAATATGATGAATTCGAGGAAGAAAGTGAATTCAAGATCCCAGGGCTCATAATGCCACAAAATGCTCGTGTGGAGATAGGAAATGAATGTGTGGCTTTGCGTGAAATGGTCAGCAGCCAGCAGGTGACCATTCAGAACCTCATCTCTGACTTGGAGGAGGAGAGAAATGCCTCGTCTTCAGCTGCCAATGAGGCCATGTCTATGATTCTGCGGTTGCAGAGGGAGAAGGCAGAGATTCAGATGGAGGCTAAGCAGTTTAAGAGGTACGCGGAGGAGAAAATGGCCCATGATCAGCAGGAGACATTAGCACTGGAGGATTTGTTGTATAAGAGGGAACAGGCCATTCAGTCATTTACATGTGAGGTGCAGGCCTATAAACATAGGATGATGAGTTATGGTCTCACAGATAATGAGGCCGCTGGAGAGAATGGTATGAGCCGGAATAATAGCTTGACTGAGAATCTTGAAGGGCAGTTTGATTTTCCTCCTTGTGAGATTTATCCTCCTCTAAAATGCAATTCGCAGGATTATGTGGATGGTGAGGACGAAGCCACGAACATTGAGAAATATGCCTTTGGGGAAACTCCAAGAACTCGGGATCAGTTAAATGATTTGGAGCGCCGGATATGTCAATTGGAGAAAAGTCCTCGGACAGTTAAGCCCAGTGGGGAATATAGTGGCTCAAAAAGTTTGCTTGAGAAGGTAGTAGTTGGTCAGTCTCCTAGGCATCTCAAGAAGTTCTCAACTGACTGCTCAAATTCACTCGAGCCGATGGGAGAAGAAAAAGGTCGGGATTTTGGCACAGATTCTCTGGAGTTTGGTCGCAGTTTTAACAAGTCAGAACTTTCCCATTTAGAGGAGATTTCTAATTCGAGGAAATTGGATAATGCATCAGAAGTTGGTGCTGATTTAAGCGACAGGGTTTACACAATCGATTCTGTTCATCAGGGGGATTTACCTAATGGTTTCACGGATGTCAAGGCTACTGTTGCATTTCGTGACAAGGAGATGACGATTAATATGGAGTCGCTAAATCATCTTCCTGTTAAAGATATAGAGATCCAGAAGTTGTATGCAAGGCTTCATGCTCTCGAGGCTGATAGAGAATCAATGAGACATTCAATTATTTCTATGGGTACGGATAAAGCACAACTAGTATTGTTGAAGGAGATAGCTCAGAACTGGTGCCAAGATATGTCACCAGCAAAGAGCATGCCCACGAGGAAACCATCAGTAGTTGGGAGTTTTTCGTTCATGTCGGTATTCAAG TGGATCACAGCTTTTGTTTTTTGGAGAAAAAAAGCACCCAAATGCAG ATACATGTTTGGATTATCGGCCAACAATGTGGGCTTGTTACTGCTTTTAGACAGAAGACCTCGCGTGGGACGATGGAGATGTATATCGATTTCACACATGTGA